The following are encoded together in the Serratia odorifera genome:
- a CDS encoding DUF4186 domain-containing protein: MNRQLESQWQRLQASAFRAKFHLNVKDQAYLQNKGLPLILSHARDFVDRRLAPAWPKNDGKQTPMRGHPAFVAQHATATCCRGCLAKWHGIPPGVELDEPQRQYIVQLIGLWLVRKAGAQAEEHANPFDPDRAL; the protein is encoded by the coding sequence ATGAACCGCCAACTCGAAAGCCAATGGCAGCGATTGCAAGCATCAGCGTTCCGCGCCAAATTTCACCTCAATGTCAAAGACCAGGCCTACCTGCAGAATAAGGGGTTGCCGCTGATCCTCAGCCATGCCCGCGATTTTGTCGACCGCCGTTTGGCACCCGCCTGGCCGAAAAACGATGGCAAACAGACGCCGATGCGCGGTCACCCGGCGTTCGTGGCTCAGCATGCCACCGCCACATGCTGTCGCGGATGTCTGGCCAAATGGCATGGCATTCCACCGGGCGTGGAACTGGATGAGCCGCAACGCCAGTATATCGTGCAATTGATCGGTCTGTGGCTGGTACGCAAGGCCGGCGCGCAAGCGGAGGAACATGCAAATCCTTTCGACCCGGATCGCGCTTTGTGA
- a CDS encoding MFS transporter, with the protein MTSTLCTEQPKPGVPAQIATRMAFFVAGLGMAAWAPLVPFAKTRLALDDGALGLLLLCIGAGSMLAMPFTGLLTGKFGCRRVILLAGLALCIDLPLLATMDSTGGMALALLLFGAAIGMIDVAMNIQAVIVERASGRAMMSGFHGFFSVGGIAGAGGISAVLWLGLTPLMASLVAVLAIALLLALAGRHLLRDSGAQEGSPLFVLPRGWVMFIGMLCFIMFLAEGSMLDWSALFLTTLRGVEHSQAGLGYALFSITMTLGRLNGDRVVNALGRYKVVLAGSLCAALGLALAVMFNGAIIALVGFMLVGLGASNVVPILFSAAGNQRDMPANLAIASVTTVGYAGILAGPALIGFIAQLSSLTVAFGCVAVLLLAVAASARAVTR; encoded by the coding sequence ATGACATCCACTTTGTGCACTGAACAACCAAAACCCGGCGTCCCCGCCCAGATTGCCACGCGCATGGCGTTCTTTGTCGCTGGTCTGGGGATGGCCGCCTGGGCGCCGCTGGTGCCGTTTGCCAAAACGCGACTCGCGCTGGATGACGGTGCATTAGGCTTATTGCTGTTGTGCATTGGTGCTGGCTCGATGCTGGCCATGCCCTTTACCGGTTTGCTGACCGGTAAATTTGGCTGCCGTCGGGTGATCCTGCTGGCTGGACTGGCGCTGTGCATCGATTTGCCGCTGCTGGCCACCATGGACTCGACCGGCGGCATGGCGCTGGCGCTGTTACTGTTTGGTGCCGCGATCGGCATGATCGATGTCGCGATGAACATTCAGGCGGTGATTGTCGAACGAGCCAGCGGCCGCGCCATGATGTCCGGCTTCCATGGTTTTTTCAGCGTTGGCGGCATCGCCGGCGCCGGCGGCATTAGCGCCGTGCTGTGGCTCGGCCTCACTCCGTTAATGGCCTCGCTGGTGGCCGTGTTGGCCATTGCGCTGTTGCTGGCGCTTGCCGGCAGGCACTTGTTGCGCGACAGCGGCGCCCAGGAAGGCAGTCCTTTATTTGTACTGCCGCGCGGCTGGGTGATGTTTATCGGCATGCTGTGCTTTATCATGTTTCTGGCGGAAGGTTCAATGCTGGACTGGAGCGCCTTGTTCCTGACGACGCTGCGCGGCGTGGAGCATAGCCAGGCCGGGCTGGGCTATGCGCTGTTTTCGATTACCATGACCCTGGGCCGCCTGAATGGCGACCGGGTGGTCAATGCGCTGGGGCGTTATAAAGTAGTACTGGCTGGCAGCCTGTGTGCTGCGCTGGGTTTGGCGCTGGCTGTCATGTTCAACGGTGCCATCATCGCGCTGGTGGGCTTTATGCTGGTAGGGCTCGGCGCGTCAAACGTGGTGCCGATCCTGTTCAGCGCCGCCGGCAATCAACGCGACATGCCCGCCAACCTGGCCATCGCCTCGGTCACCACCGTCGGTTACGCCGGTATTCTTGCCGGGCCGGCGCTGATTGGATTTATCGCTCAGCTTTCCAGCCTGACGGTGGCCTTCGGCTGCGTTGCCGTGCTGTTGCTGGCGGTGGCCGCCAGCGCCAGAGCCGTTACTCGCTAA